The DNA window GTGGCCTCGTTCGCGAGCCACGTGCACCGCATCCAGCAGATCCTGGACGCCGCCCACGAGTACGGCCGCCGGGTCGCCTTCGTCGGCCGCTCGATGGTCCGCAACATGGGCATCGCCCGCGACCTGGGCTACCTCCGGGTCCCGGCCGGCCTCGTGGTCGACGTCAAGACGCTCGACGACCTGCCGGACGACGAGGTCGTGCTGGTCTGTACGGGCTCCCAGGGCGAGCCGATGGCGGCCCTGTCCCGCATGGCCAACCGCGACCACCAGATCCGGATCGTCCCCGGCGACACCGTGATCCTGGCGTCGTCCCTGATCCCGGGCAACGAGAACGCGGTCTACCGCGTGATCAACGGCCTGACCCGCTGGGGCGCCAACGTCGTGCACAAGGGCAACGCCAAGGTGCACGTTTCCGGCCACGCCTCAGCGGGCGAGCTGCTGTACTTCTACAACATCTGCAAGCCGCGGAACCTGATGCCGGTCCACGGTGAATGGCGCCACCTGCGCGCCAACGCCGAGCTCGGTGCCCTGACGGGCGTCCCGAAGGACCGCATCGTCATCGCCGAGGACGGCGTGGTCGTCGACCTGATCGACGGCAAGGCCCGGATCTCCGGCAAGGTCCAGGCCGGCTACGTGTACGTGGACGGCCTCTCGGTCGGCGACGTCACCGAGGCCTCGCTCAAGGACCGCCGGATCCTCGGAGACGAGGGCATCGTCTCGGTCTACGTGGTGGTGGACAGCACCACGGGCAAGGTCGTCAGCGGCCCGAACATCCATGCCCGGGGCTCCGGCATCGATGACTCCGCCTTCGGGCCGGTGTCCGCGAAGATCGAGGAGGCCATCGCCAGGGCAGCCGCCGACGGCGTGGCCGAGCCGCACCAGATCCAGCAGCTCATCCGCCGCACGATGGGCAAGTGGGTGTCGGACAGCTACCGCCGCCGCCCGATGATCCTCCCCGTTGTCGTCGAGGTCTGACCCTCCCCGTAGCGACGTGACCGGAGCGGGGCAACCGGATTTGCATCCAGGGGCCCCGCTCCAGTACGTTTACGTCTCCACCCCGCAAGACACCCCGGCACACACGTGTGTCCGGCCGCGTCGTGCGGGCGGGTGGGAATCCAGACCCGGGGAGACCTGATAAAGTCTGCTCCGCCCGAAAGGGAAAGGCCCTCCGAAGGCCATTGGAATTCCAATCCAAGCCGGAAACGGTAGGGAATGGATCTGATAGAGTCGGAATCGCCGGAAAGGGAAAGCGCGGAAGCGCAGGACCTGGAAAGCACCGAGGAAATCGGGCCCGAGAGGGTCTGATAGAGTCGGAAACGCAAGAACAGCAGGAAAACAGAACGAAAGCCCGGAGGAAAGCCCGAGAGGGTGAGTACGAAGGAAGCGTCCGTTCCTTGAGAACTCAACAGCGTGCCAAAAATCAACGCCAAAAGTTGATACCCCGTCCATTTCGGTGGATGAGGTTCCTTTGAAAAAGACCTGTGGGGCTCCCTCGTGGAGTGCTTGCAGGCGATTACACAGCGAGGACGCAGTGGACGGTCGGTCTTATTCCGACATGATCGTCCCGCTCTACGTGATGTGTGCACCCGATTACGGGTAAACATTCATGGAGA is part of the Streptomyces subrutilus genome and encodes:
- a CDS encoding ribonuclease J yields the protein MSHPHPELGPPPKLPKGGLRVTPLGGLGEIGRNMTVFEFDGRLLIVDCGVLFPEEEQPGIDLILPDFSSIRDRLDDIDGIVLTHGHEDHIGAVPFLLREKPDIPLIGSKLTLALIEAKLQEHRIRPYTLEVKEGEREALGPFDCEFIAVNHSIPDALAVAIRTGAGMVVCTGDFKMDQLPLDNRLTDLHAFARLSEEGIDLLLSDSTNAEVPGFVPPERDISNAIRGVFASAQKRIIVASFASHVHRIQQILDAAHEYGRRVAFVGRSMVRNMGIARDLGYLRVPAGLVVDVKTLDDLPDDEVVLVCTGSQGEPMAALSRMANRDHQIRIVPGDTVILASSLIPGNENAVYRVINGLTRWGANVVHKGNAKVHVSGHASAGELLYFYNICKPRNLMPVHGEWRHLRANAELGALTGVPKDRIVIAEDGVVVDLIDGKARISGKVQAGYVYVDGLSVGDVTEASLKDRRILGDEGIVSVYVVVDSTTGKVVSGPNIHARGSGIDDSAFGPVSAKIEEAIARAAADGVAEPHQIQQLIRRTMGKWVSDSYRRRPMILPVVVEV